A window of Carassius carassius chromosome 44, fCarCar2.1, whole genome shotgun sequence contains these coding sequences:
- the LOC132126511 gene encoding keratin, type I cytoskeletal 19-like isoform X1 — protein MSLKAPLLFRTTLAVSCIALSAFFSSLHPSIMSVYVHSSTSSVPRTVTSKSIITKTRGSSMASPQKAYSVYGGSLGGTTRISSYRVGGGGGYGGGYGFGGGHRGGYGAGNFVGGDSDLVRLNEKATMQNLNDRLASYLEKVRSLEAANATLERQIREYYEKKGPIAQRDYSPYWNTINDLKDKIKNATINNASILLQIDNSKLAADDFRIKYEHELVMRQTVEADIANLRRLLDQTTLTKADLEMQIENLQDELAFMKKNHQEDLAALRSQLTGTVNVEVDAAPQQDLNRVLEEIRAHYENIIQKHRREQEDWFKDKTTVLNKEVSISTETIQTTKTQITDLRRTLQSLEIELQSQLSMKAALENSLADTEARYSAMLAGYQNQIDTLEAELSHMRASIEQQGRDYALLLDIKSRLEQEIATYRSLLENQDIKTQIPGGTVTISQGGTTTTTIHKTQHTF, from the exons ATGAGCTTGAAGGCACCACTCCTCTTCAGGACAACTCTAGCAGTTTCCTGTATTGCCCTCTCTGCATTCTTCTCATctctgcatccatccatcatgtcGGTCTATGTTCATTCGTCAACCAGTTCAGTTCCCAGGACTGTGACCTCAAAGTCCATTATCACCAAGACTCGGGGTAGTTCGATGGCCTCTCCGCAGAAAGCCTACAGCGTCTATGGAGGTAGTCTGGGAGGAACCACCCGCATCTCTTCCTACAGAGTTGGTGGTGGTGGAGGATATGGTGGAGGATACGGTTTTGGTGGAGGACACAGAGGAGGATACGGCGCTGGAAACTTTGTTGGAGGCGACAGTGACTTGGTCAGGCTGAATGAGAAGGCCACCATGCAGAACCTGAACGACCGTCTGGCATCCTACCTGGAGAAGGTGCGCTCGCTGGAGGCTGCCAATGCCACTTTGGAGAGGCAGATCCGTGAGTACTATGAGAAGAAGGGGCCGATCGCACAGAGAGACTACAGCCCCTACTGGAACACCATCAATGACCTGAAGGATAAG ATTAAAAATGCTACCATCAACAATGCCAGCATCCTCCTGCAGATCGACAACTCTAAATTGGCTGCTGATGACTTCAGGATAAA ATACGAGCACGAATTGGTAATGCGTCAGACTGTGGAGGCCGACATTGCTAACCTGCGCCGCTTGTTGGACCAGACAACCCTAACAAAGGCTGACCTGGAGATGCAGATCGAGAATCTGCAGGATGAGCTGGCGTTTATGAAGAAGAACCACCAGGAG GACTTGGCTGCACTGAGGTCACAGCTGACAGGCACAGTGAACGTAGAGGTTGATGCTGCTCCTCAGCAAGACCTGAACAGAGTTCTGGAGGAGATTCGTGCTCATTACGAGAACATCATACAGAAAcaccgcagggaacaggaagactgGTTTAAAGACAAG ACGACAGTGTTGAACAAAGAAGTGTCCATCAGCACAGAGACCATACAAACAACCAAGACACAGATCACAGATCTACGACGCACCTTACAGAGTCTGGAGATCGAGCTACAGTCTCAACTCAGCATG AAAGCGGCACTGGAGAACTCACTGGCAGACACAGAGGCTAGGTACAGCGCTATGCTAGCAGGCTACCAGAACCAAATCGACACGCTGGAGGCCGAGCTTAGTCATATGCGGGCTAGCATTGAGCAACAGGGACGTGATTATGCCTTATTGTTGGACATCAAGAGCCGCCTGGAGCAGGAGATCGCCACCTACAGGAGCCTCCTGGAAAATCAGGACATCAA GACTCAAATACCAG GTGGAACTGTCACCATCAGCCAAGgtggaacaacaacaacaacaatccacAAGACACAGCATACCTTCTAA
- the LOC132126511 gene encoding keratin, type I cytoskeletal 15-like isoform X2, whose translation MSLKAPLLFRTTLAVSCIALSAFFSSLHPSIMSVYVHSSTSSVPRTVTSKSIITKTRGSSMASPQKAYSVYGGSLGGTTRISSYRVGGGGGYGGGYGFGGGHRGGYGAGNFVGGDSDLVRLNEKATMQNLNDRLASYLEKVRSLEAANATLERQIREYYEKKGPIAQRDYSPYWNTINDLKDKIKNATINNASILLQIDNSKLAADDFRIKYEHELVMRQTVEADIANLRRLLDQTTLTKADLEMQIENLQDELAFMKKNHQEDLAALRSQLTGTVNVEVDAAPQQDLNRVLEEIRAHYENIIQKHRREQEDWFKDKTTVLNKEVSISTETIQTTKTQITDLRRTLQSLEIELQSQLSMKAALENSLADTEARYSAMLAGYQNQIDTLEAELSHMRASIEQQGRDYALLLDIKSRLEQEIATYRSLLENQDIK comes from the exons ATGAGCTTGAAGGCACCACTCCTCTTCAGGACAACTCTAGCAGTTTCCTGTATTGCCCTCTCTGCATTCTTCTCATctctgcatccatccatcatgtcGGTCTATGTTCATTCGTCAACCAGTTCAGTTCCCAGGACTGTGACCTCAAAGTCCATTATCACCAAGACTCGGGGTAGTTCGATGGCCTCTCCGCAGAAAGCCTACAGCGTCTATGGAGGTAGTCTGGGAGGAACCACCCGCATCTCTTCCTACAGAGTTGGTGGTGGTGGAGGATATGGTGGAGGATACGGTTTTGGTGGAGGACACAGAGGAGGATACGGCGCTGGAAACTTTGTTGGAGGCGACAGTGACTTGGTCAGGCTGAATGAGAAGGCCACCATGCAGAACCTGAACGACCGTCTGGCATCCTACCTGGAGAAGGTGCGCTCGCTGGAGGCTGCCAATGCCACTTTGGAGAGGCAGATCCGTGAGTACTATGAGAAGAAGGGGCCGATCGCACAGAGAGACTACAGCCCCTACTGGAACACCATCAATGACCTGAAGGATAAG ATTAAAAATGCTACCATCAACAATGCCAGCATCCTCCTGCAGATCGACAACTCTAAATTGGCTGCTGATGACTTCAGGATAAA ATACGAGCACGAATTGGTAATGCGTCAGACTGTGGAGGCCGACATTGCTAACCTGCGCCGCTTGTTGGACCAGACAACCCTAACAAAGGCTGACCTGGAGATGCAGATCGAGAATCTGCAGGATGAGCTGGCGTTTATGAAGAAGAACCACCAGGAG GACTTGGCTGCACTGAGGTCACAGCTGACAGGCACAGTGAACGTAGAGGTTGATGCTGCTCCTCAGCAAGACCTGAACAGAGTTCTGGAGGAGATTCGTGCTCATTACGAGAACATCATACAGAAAcaccgcagggaacaggaagactgGTTTAAAGACAAG ACGACAGTGTTGAACAAAGAAGTGTCCATCAGCACAGAGACCATACAAACAACCAAGACACAGATCACAGATCTACGACGCACCTTACAGAGTCTGGAGATCGAGCTACAGTCTCAACTCAGCATG AAAGCGGCACTGGAGAACTCACTGGCAGACACAGAGGCTAGGTACAGCGCTATGCTAGCAGGCTACCAGAACCAAATCGACACGCTGGAGGCCGAGCTTAGTCATATGCGGGCTAGCATTGAGCAACAGGGACGTGATTATGCCTTATTGTTGGACATCAAGAGCCGCCTGGAGCAGGAGATCGCCACCTACAGGAGCCTCCTGGAAAATCAGGACATCAAGTAA